A single window of Syntrophus aciditrophicus SB DNA harbors:
- a CDS encoding CXXX repeat peptide modification system protein, whose protein sequence is MDDKAGVCNGKDERSKIGKVTPRERDEISALFERKNGLTELIKALVESGDEILTNSYFYEKIVADLGKTTTLHQQWWDRCAQRYQWERVSGCIWEIDFETCNIYLRKI, encoded by the coding sequence ATGGACGATAAGGCCGGAGTCTGCAACGGCAAAGACGAGCGCAGTAAGATCGGGAAGGTGACTCCCCGGGAGCGCGATGAAATATCCGCACTTTTTGAACGCAAAAACGGATTGACCGAACTCATCAAAGCGCTGGTGGAGTCCGGCGATGAAATTCTCACAAACAGCTATTTTTACGAAAAAATCGTCGCCGACCTGGGAAAAACGACAACGTTGCACCAGCAGTGGTGGGACCGATGTGCACAGCGATATCAATGGGAGCGGGTCAGTGGCTGCATCTGGGAAATCGATTTTGAAACCTGCAATATATATTTGCGGAAAATATAA
- a CDS encoding radical SAM peptide maturase, CXXX-repeat target family → MDSYSDVKMGEYEPTWRSGMAKSITFIVTEDCQLRCGYCYIIGKNKFNRMSFTIARTAVDYILHNRALFWEDSVIWDFIGGEPLLEIELIDRICDYIKRRMYELDHPWFNSYRFSFSTNGLLYGTEKVQRFIRKNAHHLSISISIDGTRKKHDAQRVFPDGSGSYDAVVKNVPLWLKQFPNASTKATVAHDDLPLLKESVIHLWQLGLKNVTINLVNENIWEPGDDIIYETQLRELADYIVENDLYDTHNCSFFSKSIGKPLDCKTDNGNWCGSGKMLAIDGDGVFYPCVRFAPYSMRYKPARSIGNCFDGLDMNRVRPFLVLNRSMQSPEECIACDVASGCAWCQGNNYDLAATDTIYQRAVYTCAMHKARVRANRYFGEKLADRLGRERPVEAR, encoded by the coding sequence TTGGACTCTTATAGCGATGTAAAGATGGGGGAATACGAGCCAACCTGGCGATCGGGAATGGCGAAATCGATTACCTTTATTGTCACCGAAGATTGCCAGTTGCGTTGCGGTTACTGCTACATCATCGGGAAAAACAAATTCAACAGAATGTCGTTTACGATAGCCAGAACGGCGGTTGACTATATCCTGCATAATCGAGCCCTGTTCTGGGAAGATTCGGTTATCTGGGATTTTATCGGCGGTGAGCCGCTGCTTGAGATCGAATTGATCGACCGGATCTGCGATTACATCAAGCGCCGGATGTATGAGTTGGATCATCCCTGGTTCAACAGCTACCGGTTCAGTTTTTCCACCAATGGTCTCCTGTACGGCACTGAAAAGGTGCAGCGTTTTATCAGAAAGAATGCCCACCACCTGAGCATATCGATCAGCATCGACGGCACCAGAAAAAAGCATGACGCGCAACGGGTTTTCCCTGACGGCAGCGGGTCTTATGACGCGGTCGTGAAAAATGTGCCGTTATGGCTGAAACAATTTCCAAACGCGTCCACCAAAGCCACGGTCGCGCATGATGACCTGCCGCTGCTCAAAGAAAGCGTGATCCATCTCTGGCAGCTCGGCCTGAAAAATGTGACGATCAACCTGGTCAACGAGAACATCTGGGAACCCGGCGATGACATCATTTATGAGACGCAGTTGCGTGAGCTGGCGGATTACATTGTCGAAAACGATCTGTACGACACCCACAACTGTTCGTTTTTTTCCAAATCCATTGGAAAGCCGCTCGACTGCAAGACGGACAACGGAAACTGGTGCGGAAGCGGAAAAATGCTGGCGATTGACGGTGACGGCGTCTTTTATCCCTGCGTGCGGTTCGCTCCCTATTCCATGCGGTATAAACCGGCGAGATCGATCGGCAACTGCTTCGATGGCCTCGACATGAACAGGGTCAGGCCTTTCCTGGTGCTGAACAGGAGCATGCAGAGTCCAGAGGAATGTATCGCGTGCGATGTCGCCAGCGGCTGTGCCTGGTGTCAGGGTAACAATTACGACCTTGCGGCGACCGACACCATCTACCAGCGCGCTGTTTATACCTGTGCCATGCACAAGGCCAGGGTGCGGGCAAACCGGTATTTTGGGGAAAAATTAGCGGACAGGCTCGGCCGCGAACGACCTGTTGAGGCGAGATGA
- a CDS encoding autotransporter assembly complex protein TamA, whose amino-acid sequence MKKTPVRVPWKNFCAVILSAVILFAFNYSAGAAPSPVEVAVTGIEGEKLDNVRAALDLPSGIVRNGDVNMPWLERFEKQVPEKVKRALEPFGHYDVRTKTRIEKTTDGYVVIVDVSPGRPTLVADVSLAIEGPGAKENRMNRAVDSFPLKKGDVFDHTAYEAGKTQLREAALARGYLDADFSVSRVEVSLRDYSARIELLLDTGPFYAFGDWKILGGEAYSDTFLRRHVAFRKGEPFSYNRIYRTQLNFINSERFREAVVEPDKETAENFMVPITIRLEPSLPKRLRFGIGYGTDTGPRASAHYRDLNISGEGRELSADLVVSERLQAFVADFRLPGRRIESFTGFQFRLQNEDISSYTSRFASLEANRTWDFGRGRLGTAYLRLQREDSEVGEQDVSATLVLPGVRYSRQRYDNLIRPRRGYNYALELRGTDAFLGSDVGVAQVLANGRYLLPLPWNLMATFRAQGAASYEKDPLSDMPASLRFFTGGDNSVRGFSYNSLGPTDSTGTVVGGKNLIVGSVELEKAFPKNFSAAVFYDTGNAFNNLSDLELYRSVGIGVRYYTPVGAIRLDVAHPIDYPDSDYRIHFSLGFQL is encoded by the coding sequence ATGAAGAAAACGCCCGTCCGAGTTCCATGGAAGAATTTCTGTGCCGTCATCCTGTCGGCGGTGATTCTTTTTGCCTTCAATTATTCCGCAGGCGCCGCGCCGTCTCCCGTTGAGGTCGCCGTAACCGGGATCGAAGGCGAAAAGCTGGACAACGTTCGGGCAGCTCTGGATCTTCCTTCCGGTATTGTTCGTAACGGAGACGTCAATATGCCCTGGCTGGAACGGTTTGAAAAGCAGGTTCCGGAGAAGGTGAAACGCGCGCTGGAACCCTTCGGCCATTACGATGTCCGCACAAAAACCCGGATCGAAAAGACGACGGACGGTTACGTCGTCATAGTGGATGTTTCCCCCGGCCGGCCAACTCTCGTGGCGGACGTGAGTCTCGCGATCGAGGGGCCTGGGGCGAAGGAAAACCGTATGAACAGGGCCGTCGACTCCTTTCCCCTGAAAAAAGGAGATGTTTTCGACCATACGGCCTACGAAGCGGGCAAGACACAGCTCCGAGAGGCCGCATTGGCCCGGGGCTATCTCGATGCGGACTTCTCCGTCAGCCGGGTTGAAGTTTCCCTTCGGGATTATTCCGCCCGGATCGAACTCCTTCTCGATACGGGGCCCTTTTATGCTTTCGGCGACTGGAAAATCCTGGGGGGAGAGGCTTACAGCGACACCTTTCTTCGAAGGCATGTGGCCTTCAGGAAAGGCGAGCCTTTTTCCTATAATAGAATCTATCGGACCCAGCTGAATTTCATCAATTCCGAGCGCTTCCGGGAAGCCGTTGTCGAGCCGGACAAGGAAACAGCGGAAAATTTCATGGTTCCCATAACAATCCGACTGGAACCTTCCCTCCCAAAACGGCTTCGGTTCGGGATCGGATACGGAACGGATACAGGTCCTCGGGCTTCCGCCCACTACCGGGATTTGAACATTTCGGGAGAAGGACGGGAGCTTTCCGCCGACCTGGTCGTCTCTGAGCGTCTTCAGGCGTTTGTCGCCGATTTTCGACTGCCGGGACGTCGGATAGAAAGCTTTACGGGTTTTCAATTCAGACTTCAGAATGAGGACATTTCCTCCTACACGAGCCGGTTTGCATCCCTCGAAGCAAACCGGACCTGGGATTTCGGAAGGGGGAGGCTCGGTACGGCCTATCTCCGCCTGCAGAGGGAAGATTCGGAGGTGGGGGAGCAGGATGTAAGCGCTACCCTTGTCCTGCCTGGTGTTCGTTATTCAAGGCAGCGTTACGACAATCTGATCCGTCCCCGAAGAGGCTACAACTATGCTCTCGAACTGAGAGGAACGGATGCGTTTCTCGGCTCCGACGTCGGAGTTGCGCAGGTGCTGGCCAACGGAAGATACCTGCTGCCCCTGCCCTGGAATCTTATGGCGACGTTCCGTGCGCAGGGAGCCGCGTCGTATGAAAAAGATCCCCTCAGCGACATGCCCGCGTCCCTGCGTTTTTTCACCGGTGGCGACAACAGCGTGCGCGGCTTCTCTTATAACTCTCTCGGACCGACGGACTCGACAGGTACGGTCGTCGGAGGCAAGAATCTGATCGTCGGAAGTGTCGAGCTGGAAAAGGCTTTCCCGAAGAATTTCAGCGCGGCGGTCTTTTACGATACGGGAAACGCCTTCAACAATCTGTCGGATCTGGAACTTTATCGCAGCGTCGGCATCGGAGTCCGGTATTATACACCCGTCGGAGCTATCCGGCTGGATGTCGCTCATCCGATCGACTATCCCGATTCTGATTACCGCATCCATTTCTCTCTGGGGTTTCAATTGTGA
- a CDS encoding 1,4-dihydroxy-2-naphthoyl-CoA synthase yields MISEIFDPERWLAVPGFEFTDITYHRAREQGTVRIAFNRPEVRNAFRPKTVDELYIALDHARMTPDVGVVLLTGNGPSPKDGGWAFCSGGDQQVRGRDGYQYSGQGGGVDPSRLGRLHILEVQRLIRFMPKIVVAVVPGWAVGGGHSLHVVCDLTIASKEHAVFKQTDPDVASFDSGYGSAYLAKHIGQKRAREIFFLGLDYSAQDAFEMGMVNKVVPHAELETVALEWAGIMNAKSPTAMRMLKYGFNLLDDGMVGQQLFAGEATRLAYGTPEALEGRSAFLEKRPKDFSKFPWHF; encoded by the coding sequence ATGATTTCAGAAATATTCGATCCCGAACGCTGGCTTGCCGTCCCCGGCTTTGAATTTACCGACATTACCTATCATCGCGCCCGGGAGCAGGGCACAGTGCGGATCGCATTCAACCGGCCGGAGGTGCGCAACGCTTTCCGGCCGAAGACGGTCGATGAGCTTTACATCGCCCTGGACCATGCCCGCATGACTCCCGATGTCGGCGTGGTGCTACTGACCGGCAACGGCCCGTCTCCAAAGGATGGGGGCTGGGCCTTCTGTTCCGGAGGCGATCAGCAGGTCCGCGGCAGAGACGGTTATCAATACTCCGGGCAGGGGGGCGGCGTCGATCCCTCCCGCCTTGGACGGCTCCACATCCTGGAAGTTCAGCGCCTGATCCGGTTCATGCCCAAGATCGTCGTGGCCGTGGTTCCCGGCTGGGCGGTCGGCGGCGGCCACAGCCTCCATGTGGTCTGCGATCTCACGATCGCCTCGAAGGAACACGCCGTCTTCAAGCAGACCGACCCGGATGTGGCCAGCTTCGACAGCGGCTACGGCTCCGCTTATCTGGCCAAGCACATCGGGCAGAAGCGCGCCCGGGAGATCTTCTTCCTCGGGTTGGATTATTCCGCCCAGGATGCTTTCGAAATGGGCATGGTCAACAAGGTCGTCCCTCACGCTGAACTGGAGACGGTCGCCCTCGAATGGGCCGGAATCATGAATGCCAAATCGCCCACGGCCATGCGGATGCTGAAGTATGGGTTCAACCTGTTGGATGACGGCATGGTGGGGCAGCAGCTCTTCGCCGGGGAGGCCACCCGGCTCGCTTACGGCACACCCGAGGCGTTGGAAGGGCGCAGCGCCTTCCTGGAGAAGCGCCCCAAGGACTTTTCGAAGTTCCCCTGGCATTTCTGA
- a CDS encoding CXXX repeat peptide maturase, whose translation MYRYLLVILEKGAVPFCHYSNPFYYSSAEPEFMPLEILGKIVEYARENGLFLNFLFGRHPLSLEYESLIGTIGHVKMIPVVLKDIYPDGVPVLEADESMRFSELEADSERNLVLSVTPTDLPHLSDMVASLWGKFKRLNLHLVGVETISSAQLDVYQSELKKIADRLAQLYRTGREIEINVISDRLLLNQMNNCDAGIKHLTIAPDGNAYICPAFYYDDEADTVGYWSDIIETTHANHQLLDLGCAPICSRCDAFHCKRCVYLNKKTTLEVNVPSREQCLASHVEREVSRLLLQSLRTVRPFDQFPAIASLTYDDPFDLIVGETWKREEPAAVSATSQDADNCLQQIYEMQKKILRKLELD comes from the coding sequence ATGTACAGATATCTGCTGGTGATTCTGGAAAAAGGCGCAGTCCCGTTTTGCCACTACAGCAATCCTTTTTATTATTCCTCGGCAGAACCGGAATTCATGCCGTTGGAAATCCTCGGGAAGATAGTCGAATATGCCCGGGAAAACGGCTTGTTCCTCAATTTCCTCTTTGGAAGACACCCGTTGTCCCTAGAGTATGAAAGCCTGATTGGCACGATCGGACATGTCAAAATGATCCCGGTGGTCCTGAAGGACATCTATCCCGATGGCGTGCCGGTGCTGGAAGCGGATGAAAGCATGCGGTTCTCGGAGCTCGAAGCCGATTCTGAGCGCAACCTCGTTTTGTCGGTCACGCCGACGGATCTTCCTCATCTGTCCGACATGGTCGCGTCGCTTTGGGGAAAATTCAAACGGCTGAATCTGCACCTGGTGGGAGTTGAGACTATTTCCTCCGCACAATTGGATGTTTACCAAAGCGAATTGAAAAAAATAGCGGACCGGCTTGCCCAGCTTTACCGGACCGGCAGGGAAATCGAGATCAATGTCATTTCAGACCGGCTGCTTTTGAACCAGATGAACAATTGTGATGCCGGAATCAAACACCTGACCATAGCTCCCGACGGGAACGCCTATATCTGTCCGGCATTTTATTATGACGATGAAGCGGATACGGTCGGTTATTGGTCGGACATTATTGAAACAACGCATGCCAATCACCAGCTGCTGGATCTCGGCTGTGCGCCGATCTGTTCACGCTGCGACGCGTTCCACTGCAAACGCTGCGTCTATCTGAACAAGAAGACCACACTGGAAGTCAATGTGCCTTCCCGGGAGCAGTGTCTGGCGTCACATGTCGAGCGGGAGGTTTCGAGGCTTCTGCTGCAAAGTCTCCGGACGGTCAGACCGTTTGACCAGTTCCCTGCCATTGCCAGTCTAACCTATGACGATCCGTTCGATCTGATCGTGGGGGAGACCTGGAAAAGGGAGGAGCCTGCAGCAGTCAGCGCGACGTCGCAGGATGCCGATAACTGCCTGCAGCAGATATACGAGATGCAGAAGAAAATCCTGCGGAAATTAGAACTGGATTGA
- a CDS encoding Cys-Xaa-Xaa-Xaa repeat radical SAM target protein yields the protein MKDDKDGNVTVARPSEEKTENIDRRGFLSMAGKIVIPTLGIIGLTLAGRPQSVSANCNSMCASSCSLSCSGRCDGTCQDGCSSGCGSTCVRTCADDCGSSCSGGCAHVCGGCDGTCKGGCEGHMF from the coding sequence ATGAAAGACGACAAGGATGGAAATGTAACAGTGGCAAGACCCTCCGAGGAAAAAACGGAAAATATCGATCGACGGGGCTTCTTGTCCATGGCGGGCAAAATCGTTATTCCCACGCTCGGCATTATTGGTTTGACTTTGGCGGGTCGGCCGCAGAGCGTATCCGCCAATTGTAACAGTATGTGTGCCAGCAGCTGCAGCCTCTCATGCAGCGGCCGGTGTGACGGCACTTGTCAAGATGGATGCAGCAGCGGCTGTGGAAGCACTTGTGTGAGAACCTGCGCCGACGATTGCGGCTCGTCATGCTCCGGCGGCTGTGCCCATGTCTGCGGCGGCTGTGACGGAACGTGCAAAGGCGGATGCGAAGGACATATGTTTTAG
- a CDS encoding translocation/assembly module TamB domain-containing protein, translating into MTSKRVKYGLFFLAGILLVVLLLSAALYHVLKTPEGSLRLLKFLGSQAGVQMKIGRSEGNLMDGLALRNLELSTESFDARISSIFIKPSPRSLPAGFLSVEELRMEGVAVHDRRPEEKEPPDLSWPSVPGFLGSLRGGIASLDISNIEYRRLEEPPVRIDRIQGSLEWNAGILDLKNIRIKSPWGELRGDASAGFIIPFLNLETALDLQSGGGDGVGKFSLKAGLRKTAAPEPIAGEVSLTAADIGGRKTGLTGIIGLAKHSVHLRDVRLLRPGLKGDMAGSAVVTFPEGEPFYSIRVKASHLDLSPEISFPTDISGEIDLKGVPTDYTGSYSLTNTGKTWASTVLRGSFGGDLERLKLTLSEGKWLAGRVSGDVAVNWKEGVRLTAAVEGTGLNPAVFDPQWKGALNVTARGQLGMKADAPPDARVQAWISRSQLLGRDLTGEADVRLRGDDLDIALLDVRGRQFAVRASGALKERIDFRAAAGDLGELIPSARGRLSAQGWVRLRDGLTAFSAEGSGRNVSVDRFAADSLSYRMTLAAEKDRLLDAAVNAKSLRYDSVELSAAVVRARGALSRHRISIEARAPRATADASLAGSYASGTWRGTIEKLSGRDRSGPWRLLSPAELMISRRAVSVSPLVLAGNAGERLDLAADMFLNPLQGRLNASWAGIRLERISSWIPDSGLSGKTSGNLETRFARGDVALLAGKFSSSGKAAIGGRPVSFNRAEALLNWGREGLDARLEVSLAGEGVINGRASSPAPVRLALPDQGKFEMDVRDLDPGLFHAWLPSGVTVAGRAAGKVEGRLLPGSAFELSGKLNVLSGSATRKDEEGQISIGFRSAAVDFSWRDADLRGRASAEFVDYGSLQAAFRIPLPARIPVVPDPSGTVAASIRGRLREAGMLNAAFPGFVEVGKGELDLAVTVGGAWGDPRVEGRVDMAKAGAYLPAAGIELKDVSLKARMEGTKILIDSLRANSGPGSIDLQAEIVLSGSQVSSYSGTVKGDRFQTVNLPELQLLTSPDLRFEGNLEKLAVRGSVSVPRMLALAGQGPSVITPSRDVVVVDAPPSRGRKMPFALDVRVAVILGDDVRVKADGANLQLGGTVATAATGPENIRAQGTVRIVDGSYSVYGVTLKVESGRIIFAGPADTPQLDITAARKVEDVTAGVFVGGTISSPRIRLYSRPAMQEPEILSYLVLGRALQGEGNEPDLSLLLRAAGSILTKSESPSVISQLKSRLGLEGVEVKFTRDTSAVAGQPGTAATQNGLMAGSMVSIGKYLTPRLYVSFGRYLFSEQSVVKLRYKFSEKWEVETHGGTVSGADIFYKIEFR; encoded by the coding sequence GTGACGTCAAAAAGAGTCAAATACGGCCTGTTCTTTCTCGCGGGGATTCTGCTGGTCGTTCTGCTCCTGTCGGCAGCGCTCTATCATGTTCTGAAAACACCCGAGGGGTCCCTCCGGCTGTTGAAATTTCTCGGAAGCCAGGCCGGCGTTCAGATGAAAATCGGGCGCTCCGAGGGCAACCTGATGGACGGTCTGGCGCTTCGAAACCTGGAGCTGTCCACAGAATCCTTCGATGCGCGGATCTCCTCCATCTTCATCAAGCCTTCCCCTCGATCGCTTCCGGCGGGCTTCCTGTCTGTGGAAGAATTGCGGATGGAGGGCGTCGCCGTGCACGACCGGAGGCCGGAAGAGAAAGAGCCGCCGGACTTGAGCTGGCCTTCCGTACCGGGCTTTCTCGGTTCCCTGAGAGGCGGAATCGCTTCTCTCGACATCAGCAATATCGAATACCGCCGACTTGAAGAGCCGCCGGTCCGGATCGACCGCATTCAGGGGAGTCTGGAGTGGAATGCCGGCATCCTCGATTTGAAAAATATCCGCATCAAGTCTCCCTGGGGGGAGCTTCGCGGGGACGCTTCGGCGGGCTTTATCATCCCCTTTCTGAATCTGGAAACGGCCCTTGACCTGCAAAGCGGGGGTGGGGACGGTGTCGGGAAATTTTCCTTGAAAGCCGGCTTGAGGAAAACCGCGGCCCCCGAGCCGATCGCTGGGGAAGTCTCTCTCACAGCCGCTGACATCGGCGGCAGAAAGACGGGATTGACGGGCATCATTGGGCTGGCGAAACATTCCGTCCATCTGAGGGATGTCCGTCTGCTCAGGCCCGGACTGAAAGGAGATATGGCTGGCAGCGCCGTCGTGACGTTTCCGGAAGGAGAGCCATTTTACAGTATTCGGGTGAAGGCGTCCCATCTCGATCTTTCCCCGGAAATTTCCTTTCCCACGGACATCAGCGGTGAGATCGATCTGAAGGGCGTTCCCACGGATTACACAGGGTCGTATTCTCTGACCAACACGGGGAAAACGTGGGCTTCGACTGTCCTCAGAGGGTCCTTTGGCGGCGACCTGGAGAGGCTCAAACTGACGCTTTCGGAAGGGAAATGGCTGGCCGGACGCGTTTCGGGCGACGTCGCGGTCAACTGGAAAGAAGGCGTGCGCCTGACGGCAGCGGTGGAAGGAACCGGTTTGAATCCGGCGGTATTCGATCCCCAATGGAAAGGGGCGTTGAATGTAACGGCCCGCGGACAGCTCGGCATGAAAGCGGATGCGCCCCCCGATGCCCGCGTCCAGGCCTGGATATCACGCAGTCAACTGCTCGGCAGAGATCTTACGGGCGAAGCGGACGTGCGCCTGCGCGGCGATGATCTCGATATCGCTCTACTGGATGTCAGGGGGCGGCAGTTCGCCGTGCGCGCTTCCGGGGCGCTGAAAGAACGGATCGACTTCCGTGCTGCCGCTGGCGATCTCGGGGAACTGATTCCTTCCGCCCGGGGACGGCTATCCGCCCAGGGCTGGGTCCGCCTGCGGGACGGGCTGACCGCGTTTTCCGCGGAAGGAAGCGGGAGAAATGTTTCGGTTGACCGCTTCGCGGCCGATTCCCTTTCCTACCGGATGACGCTCGCCGCGGAAAAAGACCGGCTGCTGGATGCGGCTGTGAACGCAAAGAGCCTGAGGTACGATTCGGTCGAGCTCTCTGCCGCTGTCGTGCGGGCGCGGGGCGCCCTTTCGCGCCACCGGATTTCCATAGAAGCGCGGGCGCCGCGGGCAACGGCGGATGCCTCTCTTGCCGGTTCCTACGCGTCCGGGACATGGCGGGGAACGATCGAAAAACTCTCCGGCCGGGACAGATCCGGCCCCTGGCGGCTCCTGTCGCCGGCTGAGCTGATGATCTCCCGGCGTGCCGTATCCGTCTCCCCTCTGGTTCTCGCCGGCAACGCCGGGGAGCGTCTGGACCTGGCGGCGGATATGTTTCTGAATCCCCTGCAGGGACGTCTGAACGCCTCCTGGGCTGGAATCCGGCTGGAGCGCATTTCCTCCTGGATTCCCGATAGCGGTCTTTCCGGGAAGACATCGGGAAATCTGGAAACCCGTTTTGCCCGAGGAGATGTGGCTCTCCTTGCCGGCAAATTCAGCTCCTCGGGGAAGGCTGCAATCGGGGGGCGGCCCGTTTCCTTCAACCGGGCGGAGGCTTTGCTTAATTGGGGACGGGAAGGGTTGGACGCTCGGCTGGAAGTTTCCCTTGCGGGCGAAGGGGTGATTAACGGACGTGCCTCTTCACCGGCTCCCGTTCGCCTGGCTCTTCCCGACCAGGGGAAATTCGAAATGGATGTCCGGGATCTCGATCCTGGCCTGTTCCATGCCTGGCTGCCTTCCGGCGTAACGGTTGCCGGCCGCGCGGCGGGTAAAGTCGAGGGGAGGCTGCTGCCCGGCAGCGCCTTTGAACTGTCCGGAAAGTTGAATGTCTTATCGGGATCGGCAACCCGGAAGGACGAAGAGGGGCAGATTTCCATCGGATTTCGGAGCGCCGCCGTTGACTTTTCCTGGAGGGACGCTGATCTGAGAGGCAGGGCGAGCGCTGAGTTTGTCGATTACGGCAGCCTGCAGGCGGCTTTCAGAATTCCTCTTCCGGCGCGGATTCCCGTCGTCCCGGACCCGTCGGGAACCGTGGCCGCATCGATCCGCGGCCGACTCCGGGAAGCGGGCATGCTGAATGCCGCCTTTCCGGGATTTGTCGAAGTGGGGAAGGGGGAACTCGATCTCGCCGTCACGGTCGGCGGCGCCTGGGGCGATCCCAGGGTGGAGGGGCGTGTCGACATGGCGAAAGCGGGGGCCTACCTCCCGGCCGCCGGGATCGAGCTGAAGGATGTGAGCTTGAAGGCGCGCATGGAGGGGACAAAGATCCTGATCGATTCCCTGAGGGCGAATTCCGGCCCCGGCAGCATCGACCTTCAGGCGGAAATCGTCTTGAGTGGCAGCCAGGTGTCATCCTATTCCGGTACAGTCAAGGGAGACCGGTTTCAGACCGTCAATCTGCCGGAATTGCAGTTGCTGACAAGTCCCGATCTCCGTTTTGAAGGCAATCTGGAAAAACTGGCCGTGCGCGGCAGCGTTTCGGTGCCCCGGATGCTGGCTCTTGCAGGACAGGGGCCGTCCGTGATCACGCCGAGCAGGGACGTGGTTGTCGTGGATGCGCCGCCCTCAAGGGGAAGAAAGATGCCCTTCGCTCTCGATGTCCGGGTTGCCGTCATTCTTGGTGACGATGTTCGCGTCAAGGCCGACGGCGCCAATCTCCAGCTTGGCGGAACGGTTGCAACCGCGGCGACGGGCCCGGAAAATATCAGGGCGCAGGGGACTGTCCGGATCGTGGATGGCAGTTACAGTGTGTACGGTGTAACATTGAAGGTGGAGAGCGGCCGCATCATCTTTGCCGGGCCGGCCGACACCCCGCAACTCGATATCACCGCCGCCCGCAAGGTCGAGGATGTCACGGCGGGAGTGTTTGTCGGCGGGACGATCTCTTCGCCCCGCATCCGCCTCTACTCCCGTCCTGCCATGCAGGAGCCGGAAATTCTTTCCTATCTCGTGCTCGGCCGCGCCCTTCAGGGAGAGGGAAACGAACCGGATCTGTCCCTGCTGCTGCGCGCGGCCGGCTCCATTCTGACGAAATCCGAATCTCCTTCCGTTATCTCCCAGCTGAAGAGCCGACTGGGACTTGAAGGCGTGGAAGTCAAATTCACCAGGGATACGTCGGCTGTTGCGGGCCAGCCCGGCACGGCGGCGACGCAGAACGGTCTGATGGCCGGTTCCATGGTCTCCATCGGCAAGTATCTGACCCCCAGGCTTTATGTCAGTTTCGGTCGCTACCTCTTTTCGGAGCAGAGCGTCGTCAAGCTGCGATACAAATTTTCCGAAAAGTGGGAGGTGGAAACACACGGCGGAACCGTGAGCGGCGCGGACATCTTTTACAAAATCGAGTTCCGGTAA
- a CDS encoding Cys-Xaa-Xaa-Xaa repeat radical SAM target protein has product MIQLSPFTCDAVCCIRHVCREGGNMKTDSYKKPEINSALTDDGKKDRREFLITAARIIVPTLGLLGISLSMSGARALAADCNSICTGGCQGACTGCTGSCSGTCHWACSDTCKDTCSGMTERR; this is encoded by the coding sequence ATGATCCAACTTTCTCCATTTACATGTGATGCTGTTTGCTGTATACGGCACGTGTGCCGCGAGGGAGGCAACATGAAGACGGATTCTTATAAAAAACCTGAGATAAATTCTGCCCTTACAGACGATGGAAAGAAAGACCGGCGCGAGTTTCTGATCACGGCAGCGAGGATCATCGTTCCTACCCTTGGACTTTTGGGGATAAGCCTTTCAATGTCCGGGGCAAGAGCCTTGGCTGCAGACTGCAACAGCATCTGTACGGGGGGATGTCAGGGCGCTTGTACAGGGTGCACGGGTTCCTGCTCAGGCACTTGTCACTGGGCCTGTTCCGACACGTGCAAAGATACCTGCAGCGGCATGACAGAAAGACGTTGA